The following proteins are encoded in a genomic region of Sparus aurata chromosome 23, fSpaAur1.1, whole genome shotgun sequence:
- the dcp2 gene encoding m7GpppN-mRNA hydrolase encodes MFSSNIDTKRPEIPTGLLDDLCSRFILHIPSEERDNAIRVCFQIELAHWFYLDFCMQNTPGAPHCGIRDFAKAVFQHCPFLLPHGEDVQKVLEQWKEYKMGVPTYGAIILDENLENALLVQGYLAKSGWGFPKGKVNEDEAPHDCAVREVLEETGFDIKNRICKDRYIEQKITDQVVRLYIIPGVSKDTKFNPKTRKEIRNIEWFPIEKLPCHRNDMTPKSKLGLAPNRFFMAIPFIRPLREWISRLRGESTDSDEDFSNTPGKPADSRSKSRRLAGTEAIPGEAWSKQKPGRTLGQYELRGNERRSQDSPQVKNNNGSGSQQLKKDDKRIQPRRLQDSFDRDLQSFSSKTFLSFKFDRDAIMKCFDF; translated from the coding sequence ATGTTTTCCTCCAACATTGACACAAAGAGGCCGGAGATTCCCACCGGACTCCTGGACGACCTCTGCAGCCGCTTCATCCTGCACATCCCCAGCGAGGAGCGGGACAACGCGATCCGGGTGTGCTTCCAGATCGAGCTGGCCCACTGGTTCTACCTGGACTTCTGCATGCAGAACACCCCGGGAGCTCCTCACTGCGGGATCAGGGACTTTGCTAAGGCGGTCTTCCAGCACTGCCCCTTCCTGCTGCCGCACGGGGAGGACGTGCAGAAGGTCCTGGAGCAGTGGAAGGAGTACAAGATGGGGGTGCCCACGTACGGAGCCATCATCCTGGATGAAAACCTGGAGAACGCACTGCTGGTTCAGGGCTACCTGGCCAAGTCCGGCTGGGGGTTCCCGAAGGGGAAGGTGAACGAGGACGAGGCTCCGCATGACTGCGCGGTGCGGGAGGTGCTGGAGGAGACCGGCTTCGATATCAAGAACCGCATCTGTAAAGACCGGTACATCGAGCAGAAGATCACTGACCAGGTGGTCCGGCTCTACATCATCCCGGGAGTGTCCAAGGACACCAAGTTTAACCCCAAAACCCGGAAGGAGATCCGGAACATCGAATGGTTTCCTATCGAGAAGCTTCCGTGTCACCGGAACGACATGACCCCCAAATCCAAGCTGGGTCTGGCCCCGAACCGGTTCTTCATGGCTATCCCGTTCATCAGGCCTCTGAGGGAGTGGATCAGCCGGCTGAGAGGAGAGTCCACGGACAGCGACGAGGACTTCTCCAACACTCCAGGAAAACCCGCAGACAGCCGGTCCAAGTCTCGCAGGCTCGCCGGGACCGAGGCGATCCCAGGAGAGGCCTGGAGCAAACAGAAGCCGGGCAGGACTTTGGGTCAGTACGAGTTAAGAGGGAACGAGAGGAGAAGTCAGGACTCTCCTCAAGTCAAGAACAACAACGGCTCCGGCAGCCAGCAGCTGAAGAAGGACGACAAGAGGATCCAACCGCGCCGGCTGCAGGACAGCTTCGACCGAGACCTGCAGAGCTTCTCCTCCAAGACTTTCCTCAGCTTCAAGTTCGACAGAGACGCCATCATGAAGTGTTTCGACTTCTGA
- the cdipt gene encoding CDP-diacylglycerol--inositol 3-phosphatidyltransferase, whose amino-acid sequence MAQDNIFLFVPNLIGYARIVLALIAFYLMPCCPWPATFCYLLSALLDAFDGHAARALNQSTKFGAMMDMLTDRCATMCLLVNLSVLYPSYTFLFQVSMCLDIASHWLHLHSSTIQGSASHKTIDLSGNPILRIYYTSKPVLFVMCAGNELFYCLCYLLYHIEEPAAWLYWLQGLCGIICLLKSGISLLHLITASQNMAALDTAEREKNTKTQ is encoded by the exons ATGGCGCAGGACAACATTTTCCTCTTCGTTCCTAATTTAATCG GTTACGCCCGGATTGTTCTGGCCCTCATCGCCTTCTACCTGATGCCCTGCTGCCCGTGGCCCGCCACGTTCTGCTACCTGCTCAGCGCTCTGCTCGACGCTTTCGACGGCCACGCTGCCCGGGCGCTCAACCAGT CCACCAAGTTTGGTGCAATGATGGACATGCTGACAGACCGCTGTGCCACCATGTGTCTGCTGGTCAACCTGTCCGTGCTCTACCCCTCCTACACCTTCCTGTTCCAGGTCAGCATGTGTCTGGACATCGCCAGCCACTGGCTGCACCTGCACAG ctCAACAATTCAGGGATCAGCCAGTCACAAGACTATTGACCTCTCCGGCAACCCCATCCTCCGTATCTACTACACATCCAAG CCAGTGCTGTTTGTGATGTGCGCTGGGAATGAGCTCTTCTACTGTCTGTGCTACCTCCTCTATCACATCGAGGAGCCGGCAG CGTGGCTCTACTGGCTGCAGGGTCTCTGCGGGATCATCTGCCTGCTCAAGTCCGGCATCAGCCTCCTGCACCTCATCACtgcctcccagaacatggccgCCCTCGACACCGCCGAGCGAGAGAAGAATACGAAGACACAGTGA